A stretch of Shewanella dokdonensis DNA encodes these proteins:
- a CDS encoding CvpA family protein produces the protein MVWIDYAIIFIIGLSTLVSLIRGFAKEAMSLVVWFAAFFIASQFYQELATHITQINDEMLRNGVAIAILFVVTLIIGAMVNYLLGQLVNKTGLSGTDRVLGACFGILRGVLIVSAILFFLDAFTGAPNTSWWKSSQLVPEFGVVIQWFFNYMEHASSFVPKI, from the coding sequence ATGGTTTGGATAGATTACGCCATCATCTTTATTATTGGGCTTTCAACCCTCGTCAGTCTGATCCGCGGTTTTGCCAAGGAAGCTATGTCGCTGGTGGTTTGGTTTGCGGCATTTTTCATCGCTAGCCAGTTTTACCAAGAGCTCGCGACACATATCACCCAAATTAACGATGAGATGCTACGCAACGGGGTGGCGATTGCCATTTTGTTTGTGGTGACGCTGATTATCGGCGCGATGGTGAATTATTTGCTGGGGCAACTGGTTAATAAGACTGGACTATCCGGAACCGATCGCGTCCTTGGGGCTTGTTTCGGTATTTTACGCGGGGTGTTGATCGTCAGTGCCATTCTATTTTTTCTGGATGCTTTTACCGGTGCGCCTAACACCTCCTGGTGGAAAAGCTCACAGCTGGTGCCGGAATTTGGTGTAGTGATCCAGTGGTTCTTCAATTATATGGAGCACGCCTCCAGCTTTGTACCCAAAATATAA
- a CDS encoding aspartate-semialdehyde dehydrogenase: MSQEYNVVVLGASGAVGQTMIEILEERNFPVANLYPLASSRSAGNTVTFHGKQLDIIDVETFDWSQAQIGFFSAGGDVSAKWAPIAADAGCVVIDNTSHFRYEADIPLVVPEVNPGAIADFRNRNIIANPNCSTIQMLVALKPIYDNFGISRINVATYQSVSGTGKKAIEELAQQSAKLLSGTPSEPKVYPKQIAFNVLPHIDKFMDNGYTKEEMKMVWETRKIFGDDSILVNPTAVRVPVFYGHSEAVHIETVQPTDAAAVKAVLRDAPGIVLFEDDDEYPTAVTEGAGTDPVYVGRIRKDISHEYGINLWVVSDNIRKGAALNSVQIGELLIRDYF; this comes from the coding sequence ATGTCGCAAGAATATAACGTTGTTGTGTTGGGTGCATCGGGTGCGGTCGGTCAGACCATGATTGAAATCCTCGAAGAGCGCAACTTTCCTGTCGCTAATCTATATCCGCTCGCCAGCAGTCGCAGTGCTGGTAATACGGTGACCTTCCACGGCAAACAGTTGGACATTATTGATGTGGAAACCTTTGATTGGAGCCAAGCTCAGATCGGTTTCTTCTCTGCCGGTGGTGATGTCTCTGCCAAATGGGCGCCGATTGCTGCCGATGCAGGGTGTGTGGTGATCGACAATACCTCGCATTTCCGTTACGAAGCGGATATTCCGTTAGTAGTGCCGGAAGTAAATCCTGGCGCTATTGCCGATTTCCGCAATCGGAATATTATTGCCAACCCGAACTGTTCAACCATTCAGATGCTGGTAGCGCTGAAGCCTATTTACGATAATTTTGGTATTTCGCGGATCAACGTGGCTACCTATCAGTCAGTATCTGGCACCGGTAAGAAGGCGATTGAGGAACTGGCACAGCAGAGTGCCAAACTGTTGTCTGGCACACCATCCGAACCCAAAGTTTACCCTAAACAGATCGCTTTTAACGTGTTGCCACATATTGATAAGTTTATGGATAATGGCTACACCAAAGAAGAGATGAAAATGGTGTGGGAAACCCGCAAAATCTTTGGTGATGACAGCATATTGGTAAATCCCACTGCCGTGCGCGTACCGGTATTTTATGGGCACTCAGAAGCTGTGCATATTGAGACGGTACAACCCACAGATGCCGCAGCAGTAAAAGCGGTGTTGCGTGATGCTCCAGGGATTGTTCTGTTCGAAGATGACGATGAATATCCGACTGCGGTAACTGAAGGTGCCGGTACTGATCCCGTATATGTTGGTCGTATTCGCAAAGATATCTCTCACGAATATGGCATTAACCTGTGGGTCGTGTCTGACAATATCCGAAAAGGTGCCGCATTGAACAGTGTTCAGATTGGCGAATTATTGATCAGAGATTATTTTTAA
- a CDS encoding FimV/HubP family polar landmark protein, producing MNFRTSYLVGLTAAFFALSSPFVTLPAQGQNLKVTGPDGQSREQPRQYGPTTPRDTFWSIANQVRPDNSVSIYQVMAAIYEANPHAFTSKNYNSLEKGMILLIPSKEVMLAIPRSLAQQRAEQDDHAWQQQTAPATVKPSKPKAKKVEQAVETAAATPVVAVDAKQTPAANSAVAALDVDNLQTTNLNLTDELSRAKDQLLAADDEKKLLQSQIAELQQRVTVLEESLKAARVEVAKLQNDLAAKQTADAATDASPAENKDATDVVSAQAEAETPTPAKEHAAAVAKEDNAAQPQPIAEEPLVISGAP from the coding sequence ATGAACTTTCGCACTTCATATCTCGTGGGCCTGACGGCCGCTTTTTTTGCCCTTAGCTCACCATTCGTGACCTTGCCAGCACAAGGGCAAAATCTGAAAGTGACCGGCCCAGATGGTCAAAGCAGGGAACAGCCAAGACAATATGGCCCAACTACCCCTAGAGATACCTTCTGGAGTATTGCCAATCAGGTAAGGCCCGACAACAGTGTCAGTATTTACCAAGTGATGGCAGCAATCTATGAAGCCAATCCTCACGCCTTCACCAGCAAAAACTACAATAGCCTCGAAAAGGGCATGATCCTGCTAATTCCATCCAAGGAAGTGATGCTGGCAATTCCCCGTAGTCTGGCGCAACAGCGAGCAGAACAAGACGATCATGCTTGGCAACAGCAAACCGCACCGGCGACGGTCAAACCCAGCAAACCCAAAGCTAAAAAAGTTGAACAAGCAGTAGAAACCGCCGCAGCAACGCCTGTTGTTGCCGTAGACGCGAAGCAAACCCCTGCCGCTAATTCCGCTGTAGCTGCCTTGGATGTTGATAATCTGCAAACCACCAATCTGAATCTCACTGACGAACTCAGCCGAGCTAAAGATCAGTTGCTGGCTGCTGACGATGAGAAAAAATTGCTGCAATCGCAAATCGCTGAGTTACAACAGCGTGTAACGGTACTTGAAGAGTCTCTGAAAGCCGCGCGGGTTGAGGTAGCAAAACTGCAAAATGACTTGGCGGCCAAGCAAACGGCTGACGCGGCAACTGATGCCAGCCCGGCAGAGAATAAAGATGCCACGGACGTTGTAAGTGCCCAAGCTGAAGCCGAGACTCCAACCCCCGCGAAGGAGCATGCCGCCGCAGTCGCTAAAGAAGACAATGCCGCTCAGCCTCAACCTATAGCTGAGGAACCCCTAGTCATTTCTGGCGCACCATAG
- the fabB gene encoding beta-ketoacyl-ACP synthase I: MKRVVITGLGIVSSIGNNKQEVTESLRAGRSGITHSAQFEEMQLRSQVWGNVKLDPSELIDRKALRFMGDAAAYAYLAMKEAIEDASLTEAQYSDPRVGLIVGTGGASSANQVQAADTLRSKGVKRIGPYIVPRIMSSTASACLATPYKIKGMNYSISSACATSAHCIGHAVELIQMGKQDMVFAGGAEEIDWTLTMGFDAMGALSTKYNDTPEKASRTYDADRDGFVISGGGGIVVVEELEHALARGAKIYAEVVGYGASSDGYDMVAPSGEGAARCMKMALETVDTPIDYINTHGTSTPVGDVRELEAIREVFTDHVPPIASTKSLTGHALGAAGAHEAIYSLLMLQNGFIAPSINIDKLDEAAEGLPIVREYRDANLTTVMSNSFGFGGTNATLVMRKYQG, translated from the coding sequence ATGAAAAGAGTTGTGATCACCGGTCTCGGCATTGTTTCCAGCATCGGCAATAACAAGCAGGAAGTCACTGAATCCCTACGCGCCGGTCGCAGTGGTATTACCCACTCTGCACAGTTTGAAGAGATGCAACTGCGCAGTCAGGTATGGGGCAATGTCAAACTTGATCCCAGTGAATTGATCGATCGTAAAGCCTTGCGTTTCATGGGTGATGCGGCGGCGTACGCCTATCTCGCAATGAAAGAAGCGATTGAAGACGCCAGCCTCACCGAAGCCCAATATTCAGATCCTCGCGTAGGATTGATTGTGGGAACCGGTGGCGCTTCCTCGGCTAATCAGGTGCAGGCAGCAGACACGTTGCGCAGCAAAGGCGTTAAACGTATTGGGCCTTATATTGTACCGCGGATCATGTCCAGCACAGCCAGTGCTTGTCTGGCGACACCTTATAAGATCAAAGGGATGAACTACTCCATCAGCTCGGCTTGCGCCACCAGTGCGCATTGTATTGGTCATGCCGTTGAACTGATCCAGATGGGCAAACAGGATATGGTGTTTGCCGGTGGTGCCGAAGAGATAGACTGGACCCTGACCATGGGCTTTGACGCCATGGGCGCTTTGTCTACCAAGTACAACGATACCCCGGAAAAAGCCTCCCGTACCTATGATGCAGACCGTGATGGCTTTGTCATCTCTGGTGGTGGTGGCATCGTCGTGGTGGAAGAGCTGGAACATGCGCTGGCGCGTGGTGCCAAGATTTACGCGGAAGTTGTCGGCTATGGTGCTTCTTCTGACGGTTACGACATGGTTGCGCCAAGTGGTGAAGGCGCGGCGCGTTGTATGAAAATGGCGTTAGAGACAGTTGATACACCTATCGATTACATCAACACTCACGGAACCTCAACTCCCGTAGGTGATGTGCGGGAACTGGAAGCCATTCGCGAGGTGTTCACCGACCATGTGCCGCCTATCGCGTCAACCAAGTCATTGACCGGGCATGCTTTAGGCGCTGCGGGTGCCCATGAAGCCATTTACAGTTTGCTGATGCTGCAAAATGGCTTTATTGCCCCATCAATTAACATTGATAAACTGGATGAAGCCGCAGAAGGGTTACCTATTGTGCGCGAATATCGCGATGCCAATCTGACTACCGTAATGAGCAACAGTTTCGGTTTCGGCGGTACTAACGCCACCTTGGTGATGCGTAAATATCAGGGATAA
- a CDS encoding FimV/HubP family polar landmark protein has product MDNPLLLLISALLPTGLLLFLGWLFWGRRKKAAAEPITETAKTAAADEPHLDIDDDAADLEDDVSAIHLDDEDVLDEQLKDLQQLQPEPEGLDTAFHDDISEHEMFVDDNASETTDELSADDAQSLDDLWAEAMGEQTDEPDVSLKDDDFDSLLEGLEDNESKAEATKPTTEEVSLADTLPADVSAALAQEFGEQEDAPVDGTAAVTDTAEPEPEPEPEPEPEPEPEPEPEPEPEPEPEPEPEPEPEPEPEPEPSKAKDDFVIDFDSDPSFTAVAEKETSASPQTQLAATEDDLGDEIAAELGLDDDSDDAAEADVDALLAELESPTPATRPESSPEHEAIQDAIAAELQPDLPVASEDDDADALLAELERDGSEAADDDIDNLLQSSTPVETKQDTELSAEDKQSTASADEADLDALLAELTEAEKQKPVAEKKSVKEKDTGFFDDLKAPHTSRDADDLPELAVEDDDLTDDELLKSFADEQPSLAEDDAYDLHFDEEQDKLTVDEALAALDADEIAKKPLQAVSDADLSAFQKENGYIDIDKLLNEASEETVEGDPYKSVDVDMGDLDGLVNEQDLVDVDDEENSVNAKLDLARAYIEIDDRDAARALLKEVQVDGNVRQKDEAESLLKDID; this is encoded by the coding sequence GTGGACAATCCGCTGTTGCTGCTCATTAGCGCATTGCTGCCGACAGGGTTACTGTTGTTTTTAGGTTGGCTGTTTTGGGGGCGTCGTAAAAAAGCGGCGGCTGAACCGATAACTGAAACGGCTAAAACTGCCGCGGCGGATGAACCGCATCTGGATATAGACGATGATGCCGCCGATTTAGAGGATGACGTCAGTGCTATTCATCTGGATGACGAAGATGTCCTTGATGAACAGTTGAAGGATTTACAGCAGTTACAACCTGAACCTGAAGGTCTGGACACTGCATTCCATGATGATATCTCTGAACATGAGATGTTTGTTGACGATAATGCCTCTGAAACGACCGATGAGCTGAGTGCCGATGATGCTCAGTCACTGGACGATTTGTGGGCTGAGGCGATGGGTGAGCAGACTGACGAACCCGATGTCTCGCTTAAAGATGATGATTTTGACTCACTGCTGGAAGGCTTAGAAGATAACGAAAGCAAGGCCGAGGCTACCAAACCCACAACCGAGGAAGTCTCACTGGCAGATACCTTGCCAGCCGATGTTTCTGCCGCCTTAGCGCAGGAGTTTGGCGAACAAGAGGACGCACCGGTTGACGGTACGGCGGCGGTTACTGATACTGCAGAGCCAGAGCCAGAGCCAGAGCCAGAGCCAGAGCCAGAGCCAGAGCCAGAGCCAGAGCCAGAGCCAGAGCCAGAGCCAGAGCCAGAGCCAGAGCCAGAGCCAGAGCCAGAGCCAGAGCCAGAGCCAGAGCCAAGCAAAGCGAAAGATGATTTCGTGATTGATTTTGACTCCGACCCCTCATTCACGGCAGTTGCTGAAAAGGAAACGAGCGCCTCACCGCAAACACAACTGGCGGCTACGGAAGATGATCTCGGTGATGAAATCGCAGCAGAACTGGGGCTAGATGACGACAGTGATGATGCCGCCGAAGCGGATGTAGATGCTTTGCTGGCGGAACTGGAATCTCCCACCCCCGCAACACGGCCTGAATCTTCGCCAGAACATGAGGCGATACAGGATGCGATAGCGGCGGAGTTACAGCCGGATCTGCCAGTTGCATCGGAAGATGATGATGCCGATGCGTTGTTGGCCGAACTGGAGCGTGATGGCAGCGAAGCGGCCGATGACGATATTGATAACTTGCTACAGAGTTCTACGCCGGTAGAAACCAAACAAGATACTGAATTGTCTGCGGAAGATAAACAGTCTACCGCGTCTGCGGATGAGGCAGATCTGGACGCATTATTAGCTGAACTCACGGAAGCCGAAAAGCAGAAACCTGTTGCCGAGAAAAAGAGTGTTAAGGAAAAAGACACTGGCTTTTTTGATGATCTGAAAGCCCCGCATACCAGTCGTGATGCTGATGACTTACCCGAACTTGCCGTGGAAGACGATGATTTAACTGACGATGAACTGCTGAAGAGTTTTGCTGATGAACAACCATCATTAGCGGAAGATGATGCTTATGACCTGCATTTCGATGAAGAGCAAGACAAGTTAACGGTAGATGAAGCGCTAGCCGCACTAGATGCTGACGAGATTGCCAAAAAACCATTGCAAGCGGTGTCAGATGCCGATCTGTCCGCATTCCAGAAAGAGAATGGTTATATCGATATCGATAAACTGCTCAATGAAGCCAGCGAAGAAACCGTGGAAGGGGATCCCTACAAGTCTGTAGATGTGGATATGGGCGATCTGGACGGGCTGGTGAATGAACAGGATTTAGTGGATGTCGACGATGAGGAAAACTCCGTCAACGCTAAGCTGGATCTGGCTCGGGCCTATATTGAAATTGATGATCGTGACGCGGCGCGGGCTCTACTCAAGGAAGTACAGGTCGATGGCAATGTACGGCAGAAAGATGAAGCCGAATCATTGTTGAAAGATATCGATTGA
- a CDS encoding SPOR domain-containing protein has product MSSQFHNRLVGTVVLMALGVIFLPDILDGKKQHQQEQFTEIPLRPQTTTVVAADNANNTVLEEPKSAPAVTEQPVVEVATDSGKTATPAVSAASSVTQTENSVSKDAQAATQTPEKSKQTPPKATQVSWTIQLGAFSNATNVKGLIQRLRTSGYAAYTLPEKPIDGKLTRVFVGPEVSLERLKEQQAKVESLTKLKGKIIQFNPLEN; this is encoded by the coding sequence TTGTCGTCTCAATTTCACAACCGTTTGGTGGGCACCGTGGTGCTGATGGCTTTAGGGGTGATTTTTTTGCCGGATATTCTGGACGGTAAAAAACAACACCAGCAGGAGCAGTTTACTGAGATCCCTTTGCGGCCACAGACTACGACGGTTGTTGCTGCCGATAATGCCAACAATACTGTCCTGGAGGAGCCGAAATCTGCCCCCGCCGTCACAGAGCAACCGGTCGTCGAGGTGGCAACAGATAGTGGCAAAACTGCCACTCCTGCCGTATCCGCCGCGAGCAGCGTAACTCAAACAGAAAACAGTGTTTCAAAGGATGCACAAGCTGCCACTCAGACACCAGAAAAGAGTAAACAAACGCCCCCAAAAGCGACACAAGTCAGCTGGACAATTCAGCTGGGCGCATTTAGTAATGCCACCAATGTAAAGGGGCTGATCCAACGGCTGCGGACGAGCGGATATGCCGCCTACACACTGCCAGAGAAGCCGATTGATGGTAAATTGACCCGGGTTTTTGTTGGCCCAGAAGTGTCTTTGGAGCGGCTAAAAGAGCAGCAAGCGAAAGTGGAATCCTTGACCAAATTGAAAGGGAAAATTATCCAGTTTAATCCGCTGGAAAACTGA
- the purF gene encoding amidophosphoribosyltransferase — MCGIVGIVGRSSVNQTIYDALTVLQHRGQDAAGIVTVDGQAFRLRKANGLVKDVFEPKHMQRLQGNAGIGHCRYPTAGSSSASEAQPFYVNSPFGIALAHNGNLTNMRELSEGLLKKRRHINTTSDSEVLLNLLADELDKTDSLRLSADEVFDAVTRVHSQTRGAYAVTAMIIGNGLLAFRDPFGIRPLILGKHETATGIEYMVASESVALDAVGFEVMRDVAPGEAVYITLDGELYTRQCAEAPVYAPCIFEFVYFARPDSTIDKISVYASRVHMGTKLGEKIKKEWYDHDIDVVIPIPETSVDVALEIARCMNLPYRQGFVKNRYIGRTFIMPGQQQRKKSVRRKLNAINAEFKGKNVLLVDDSIVRGTTSEQIIEMAREAGAKKVYFASAAPEIRFPNVYGIDMPTSNELIAYGRDADEIAKIIGADGIIFQGLQDLIDAVRMENPDIKRFETSVFDGHYITKDVDQAYLDHLTQLRNDDAKANRNRDIGTNLELHNVCHP; from the coding sequence ATGTGTGGTATCGTCGGAATAGTTGGCCGCTCATCGGTTAATCAAACCATTTATGATGCACTGACAGTGCTTCAGCACCGAGGCCAGGATGCGGCGGGGATAGTCACCGTTGATGGACAGGCATTTCGTTTACGCAAGGCCAACGGCTTGGTAAAAGATGTGTTTGAGCCAAAACATATGCAGCGTTTGCAAGGCAATGCCGGTATCGGCCATTGTCGTTACCCTACGGCGGGGAGTTCCAGTGCCTCAGAAGCCCAGCCTTTTTATGTTAATTCGCCTTTTGGCATCGCTTTGGCGCATAACGGCAACCTGACCAATATGCGCGAACTCAGCGAAGGGTTACTGAAAAAACGGCGGCATATTAACACCACCTCAGATTCCGAAGTGTTGTTGAACCTGTTGGCCGATGAACTGGACAAGACCGATAGCCTGAGATTGTCTGCCGACGAAGTGTTTGATGCCGTTACACGTGTCCATAGTCAAACTCGTGGTGCTTACGCCGTTACCGCCATGATTATCGGCAATGGATTGTTAGCGTTTCGCGACCCGTTTGGTATTCGGCCTCTGATCCTGGGGAAACATGAAACCGCCACAGGTATCGAATATATGGTTGCTTCTGAAAGCGTGGCGTTGGATGCCGTGGGCTTTGAAGTGATGCGCGATGTGGCTCCCGGTGAAGCGGTATATATTACGCTTGATGGCGAGCTTTATACCCGGCAGTGTGCTGAAGCGCCGGTGTACGCACCCTGTATTTTTGAATTCGTGTATTTTGCCCGTCCTGATTCCACCATTGATAAGATTTCCGTGTACGCCAGCCGTGTACATATGGGCACAAAACTCGGCGAAAAGATTAAAAAAGAATGGTATGACCATGATATCGATGTGGTTATTCCTATTCCCGAAACTTCTGTCGATGTGGCGCTGGAGATTGCCCGCTGCATGAATTTGCCATATCGCCAAGGGTTTGTGAAAAACCGTTATATTGGCCGTACCTTTATCATGCCTGGTCAGCAGCAGCGCAAGAAATCTGTGCGACGCAAGCTCAATGCAATCAACGCTGAATTCAAAGGTAAAAACGTGTTGCTGGTGGATGATTCCATCGTGCGTGGCACAACCTCTGAGCAGATTATTGAGATGGCCCGTGAAGCGGGTGCCAAGAAGGTGTATTTTGCTTCTGCGGCACCGGAAATCCGTTTCCCTAACGTATATGGTATCGATATGCCCACCTCTAATGAGCTGATCGCTTATGGCCGGGATGCGGACGAGATTGCCAAGATCATTGGCGCTGATGGCATTATCTTCCAAGGATTGCAGGATTTGATTGATGCAGTGCGCATGGAAAACCCAGATATCAAACGCTTTGAAACCTCAGTGTTTGATGGTCATTACATCACCAAAGATGTGGATCAAGCTTATCTGGATCATCTGACACAACTGCGGAATGATGACGCTAAAGCCAATCGCAACCGCGATATTGGTACTAATCTGGAACTGCATAACGTTTGCCACCCGTAA
- a CDS encoding LysE family translocator, whose amino-acid sequence MDYFYAMLLFAVSSSVTPGPNNLLVMASGVNFGIRRSLPLLSGICFGFTLMLLLVSIGFYQLFVLFPSLQWLLKAFGCVYLLYLSWLIARSGTVTAADDTADPLGFMKGLLFQWVNVKAWIVAVGAIAAFTSGGDGISQQLLLALVFLLVSFPCVGVWLLFGTVLQHWLASEQRRHYFNGTMAALLALSIIPVLMELAGYLFPALAA is encoded by the coding sequence ATGGATTATTTTTACGCAATGTTGTTATTCGCGGTGTCATCATCGGTGACTCCTGGCCCAAATAATCTGCTGGTGATGGCGTCGGGGGTTAACTTTGGTATTCGCCGTAGTCTGCCATTGCTTAGTGGTATCTGCTTTGGTTTTACCTTGATGTTGCTGTTGGTCAGCATTGGTTTCTATCAGCTGTTTGTGTTATTCCCGTCATTACAGTGGTTGCTGAAAGCTTTTGGTTGTGTCTATCTGTTATATCTTTCTTGGTTGATTGCGCGTAGTGGTACCGTGACGGCGGCAGATGATACGGCTGACCCTTTGGGATTTATGAAAGGGTTACTGTTTCAATGGGTAAATGTTAAGGCGTGGATAGTTGCTGTGGGGGCGATTGCCGCATTTACGAGTGGCGGTGATGGCATATCACAACAGCTGCTGCTGGCTTTAGTCTTCTTGCTGGTGTCTTTCCCTTGTGTTGGCGTATGGCTGTTATTTGGAACCGTATTACAGCATTGGTTAGCAAGTGAACAACGCAGGCACTATTTCAACGGCACAATGGCGGCGTTGTTAGCGCTGTCGATCATCCCGGTACTGATGGAGCTGGCAGGATACCTGTTTCCAGCGCTTGCGGCATAA
- the truA gene encoding tRNA pseudouridine(38-40) synthase TruA, with amino-acid sequence MRIALGVEYDGSGYFGWQKQAEVDSVQGQLERALSVVANETIALQCAGRTDAGVHATGQVVHFDTAAVRNPGAWTMGVNANLPDNIAVRWMKEVSPEFHARFSATARRYRYIIYNHNLRPGIMRHGVSHYHGELDVEKMHQAAQYLLGENDFTSFRAVQCQSKTPFRNLHRISVSRQGLYVIVDVEANAFLHHMVRNIVGSLLEVGLGNQPLDWLGQLLAMKDRTQAAATAKPHGLYLVHVTYPAHFNLPQVPPGPLFLAG; translated from the coding sequence ATGCGAATTGCACTGGGCGTAGAGTATGACGGCAGTGGCTATTTTGGCTGGCAGAAGCAAGCGGAAGTGGATTCCGTTCAGGGGCAATTAGAGCGGGCGCTGTCGGTAGTTGCTAATGAAACCATTGCGTTACAGTGTGCCGGACGCACCGACGCCGGTGTGCATGCCACTGGACAAGTGGTGCACTTTGATACTGCTGCGGTGCGAAATCCAGGCGCATGGACAATGGGTGTTAATGCCAATTTGCCCGATAATATTGCGGTGCGCTGGATGAAGGAAGTTTCGCCTGAATTTCATGCGCGTTTTTCGGCAACCGCCAGACGTTACCGTTATATTATCTACAACCATAATTTGCGTCCCGGCATCATGCGCCACGGTGTTAGTCATTATCATGGTGAATTGGATGTGGAAAAGATGCACCAAGCTGCACAGTATTTGCTGGGCGAAAATGACTTTACCAGTTTCCGGGCGGTGCAATGCCAGTCAAAAACCCCGTTTCGTAATCTGCACCGTATCAGTGTCAGTCGCCAAGGCCTGTATGTGATTGTTGATGTCGAGGCGAACGCATTTTTGCACCATATGGTGCGTAATATCGTAGGGTCGTTATTAGAAGTCGGCTTGGGGAACCAACCGCTGGATTGGCTAGGACAATTGTTGGCGATGAAAGATCGGACGCAGGCCGCAGCAACAGCCAAACCGCATGGGTTGTATCTGGTACATGTGACATATCCTGCCCACTTCAACTTGCCACAAGTGCCGCCCGGGCCATTGTTCCTCGCGGGCTGA